A window from Pleuronectes platessa chromosome 6, fPlePla1.1, whole genome shotgun sequence encodes these proteins:
- the nsun5 gene encoding probable 28S rRNA (cytosine-C(5))-methyltransferase, with translation MALYVKAADILEKAERKQGALKTLVYDSKFSNIKQLFALVCETQKFSAVLLEIIEYTKLLKQTRLSPHLAMVLVYDLLIGQGLKCGGSWKVMMMKHRSRLQAALARMKVKKKVSRNEDLLPADVQNPAGEHLPRYVRVNTLKTTVEDVGVYLKRDGFTFQGNASRLEDLTLKENHFVRDMHLPELLALAPKTDFHDHFLYKGGHIILQDKASCLPAYLLNPPPGCHVIDACAAPGNKTSHLAAIMKNKGKLFAFDLDAKRLATMSTLLLRAGVTCHQLAHQDFLKVDSDGAQYKDVEYILLDPSCSGSGMVCLRESTSSNQEKDQARLASLASFQLRCLNHALRFPRLKRLVYSTCSIHRQENEDVIGACLQQNPGFRLVPLLAEWPERGLEPFTQCLRASIATTRTHGFFVALLEKHSEAANTKQEAVKISGPEATTTHSPDACEEKPEDPQSEDEQTPAADVMPCGQTDSTPGKKRKRKKKNTTAAAAAPVVPAVMAEVAAAAVVTAAPVAAPAVEAAVPPAE, from the exons ATGGCTCTGTACGTGAAAGCCGCAGATATCCTGGAGAAGGCGGAGAGGAAGCAGGGCGCCTTGAAAACCCTGGTGTACGACAGTAAGTTCTCCAACATCAAGCAGCTGTTCGCTCTGGTGTGTGAGACCCAGAAGTTCTCCGCCGTCCTGCTGGAGATCATCGAGTACACCAAGCTGCTGAAGCAGACCCGGCTGAGCCCGCACCTGGCCATGGTGCTGGTGTACGACCTGCTGATCGGACAGGGCCTGAAGTGCGGCGGCTCCTggaaggtgatgatgatgaagcaccGCTCCAGGCTGCAGGCGGCGCTGGCCCGCatgaaggtgaagaagaaggTCAGCCGGAATGAAGACCTGCTCCCGGCCGATGTCCAGAACCCCGCCGGGGAGCACCTGCCCAGGTATGTGCGTGTGAACACCCTGAAGACCACCGTGGAGGATGTTGGTGTCTACCTGAAGAGGGATGGCTTCACCTTCCAGGGAAACGCCTCCAGGCTGGAGGACCTCACCCTGAAGGAGAACCACTTTGTGAGGGACATGCACCTTCCAGAGCTGCTGGCCCTCGCTCCTAAAACTGACTTCCATGACCACTTCCTGTACAAGGGcgggcacatcatcctgcaggacaaagcCAGCTGCCTCCCCGCCTATCTCCTCAACCCTCCACCTGGCTGCCATGTCATAGATGCCTGTGCTGCACCCGGCAACAAGACCAGCCACCTGGCCGCCATCATGAAGAACAAGGGCAAGCTGTTTGCTTTTGATTTGGACGCCAAGCGACTGGCCACCATGTCCACTCTCCTGCTCCGAGCCGGGGTCACCTGTCATCAGCTGGCACACCAGGACTTCCTGAAGGTGGACTCCGACGGGGCGCAGTATAAAGATGTGGAGTACATCCTGCTGGATCCCTCCTGCAGTGGATCAG GTATGGTGTGCCTCCGGGAGAGCACCTCATCCAACCAGGAGAAGGATCAGGCTCGCCTGGCCTCCTTGGCCTCTTTCCAGCTGCGGTGCCTGAACCACGCTCTCAGGTTCCCCCGCCTGAAGCGCCTGGTCTACTCCACCTGCTCCATCCACAGACAGGAGAATGAAGACGTCATAGGAGCCTGTCTGCAGCAGAACCCCGGCTTCAG GTTGGTTCCTCTTCTGGCTGAGTGGCCTGAACGAGGCCTGGAGCCGTTTACCCAGTGTCTGCGCGCCAGCATCGCCACGACCCGCACACACGGCTTCTTCGTGGCGCTGCTGGAGAAACACAGTGAGGCTGCGAATACGAAGCAGGAAGCTGTTAAGATCAG CGGACCTGAGGCGACAACTACACACAGTCCAGATGCCTGCGAGGAGAAACCTGAAGATCCCCAGTCAGAGGACGAACAGACACCTGCAGCAGACGTGATGCCCTGCGGACAAACTGACAGTACACCAggcaagaagaggaagaggaagaagaagaatacgaccgcagctgcagctgcaccgGTGGTGCCGGCAGTGATGGCAGAAGTAGCTGCGGCAGCAGTGGTGACGGCAGCGCCGGTAGCAGCGCCGGCAGTGGAAGCAGCGGTGCCGCCGGCAGAATGA
- the LOC128442692 gene encoding transketolase — protein sequence MEDYHKPDQQTVQALRNIATRLRINSIKATTAAGSGHPTSCCSTAEIMSVLFFHTMKYRPEDPRNPNNDRFILSKGHAAPVLYAVWAETGYLKENELFNLRKVDSILEGHPVPKQQFVDVATGSLGQGLGAACGMAYTGKYFDKASYRVFCLLGDGEMSEGSVWEAMAFASFYQLDNLVAILDINRLGQSEPTPLQHHVEKYQRRCEAFGWQAVIVDGHSVEELCKVLSQPRHQPLAIIAKTIKGKGMSVAEDKMGWHGKPLPKDMAESMIKELQGRIVSCSKRLYPAPPIEDASPVSLRNIRMPSAPSYKSGEKMATRKAYGMALAKLGRYNEHVVVLDGDTKNSTFAELFKNEHPNRYVECYIAEQNMVSVAMGCAVRDRNVVFASTFATFFSRAYDQLRMAAISESNINLCGSHCGVSIGEDGPSQMGLEDLAMFRALPTATVFYPSDGVSTEKAVELAANTKGLCYIRTSRPENNIIYNCNEDFHVGQAKVVYKTNDDHVTVVGAGVTLHEALAAAEMLKKERINIRVIDPFTIKPLDSKTIIDNARATRGRIITVEDHYYEGGLGEAVCSAVVNETGFTVQRLAVSQVPRSGKPQELLRIFGIDRDAIVQAIRKMLSTSANAK from the exons ATGGAGGACTACCACAAACCAGACCAGCAGACTGTGCAGGCGCTCAGGAACATCGCCACCCGGCTCCGGATCAACTCCATCAAGGCGACAACTGCAGCGGGCAGCGg TCATCCCACATCATGTTGCAGCACAGCAGAGATCATGTCTGTGCTCTTCTTTCATACCATGAAGTACCGACCTGAAGACCCCCGCAACCCCAACAACGACCGTTTCATCCTCTCCAAG gGTCATGCAGCTCCTGTGTTGTACGCCGTGTGGGCAGAGACCGGCTACCTGAAGGAGAACGAGCTCTTCAACCTGCGCAAGGTGGACTCCATCCTGGAAGGACACCCAGTGCCG AAGCAGCAGTTTGTGGATGTGGCCACTGGATCTCTGGGTCAGGGCCTGGGAGCTGCCTGTGGGATGGCGTACACCGGGAAGTACTTTGACAAGGCCAG CTATCGGGTGTTCTGCCTGCTGGGTGACGGAGAGATGTCCGAGGGCTCAGTGTGGGAGGCCATGGCTTTCGCCTCCTTCTACCAGTTGGACAACCTGGTGGCCATCTTGGACATCAACCGCCTGGGTCAGAGCGAACCGACTCCGCTGCAGCACCATGTGGAGAAGTACCAGCGGCGCTGCGAGGCCTTCGG GTGGCAGGCTGTCATCGTGGACGGCCACagtgtggaggagctgtgtAAGGTGCTGAGTCAGCCCCGCCACCAGCCACTGGCCATCATCGCCAAGACCATCAAGGGCAAGGGCATGTCAG tggctGAGGATAAGATGGGCTGGCACGGCAAACCCCTGCCCAAAGACATGGCCGAGAGCATGATCAAGGAGCTGCAGGGCCGCATCGTCAGCTGCAGCAAGCGTCTGTACCCTGCTCCGCCGATCGAGGACGCGTCGCCCGTCAGCCTCCGCAACATCCGCATGCCCAGCGCACCCAGCTACAAATCTGGAGAAAAG ATGGCCACGAGGAAGGCGTACGGCATGGCTCTGGCCAAGCTGGGTCGCTACAACGAGCACGTGGTGGTTCTGGACGGAGACACCAAGAACTCCACCTTCGCCGAGCTCTTCAAGAACGAACACCCCAACCGCTACGTGGAGTGTTACATCGCAGAGCAGAACATG GTGAGCGTGGCGATGGGTTGTGCCGTGCGCGACCGTAACGTGGTGTTCGCCAGCACCTTCGCCACCTTCTTCTCTCGAGCCTACGACCAGCTGCGCATGGCCGCCATCTCTGAGAGCAACATCAACCTCTGCGGCTCCCACTGCGGCGTCTCCATTG gggaGGACGGACCCTCTCAGATGGGTCTGGAGGATCTGGCCATGTTCAGAGCCCTTCCCACTGCGACCGTCTTCTACCCGAGCGACGGTGTCTCCACTGAGAAGGCCGTGGAGCTCGCCGCCAACACAAAG GGTTTGTGTTACATCCGAACAAGTCGCCCAGAGAACAACATCATCTATAACTGCAATGAGGACTTCCATGTTGGTCAGGCAAAG GTTGTGTACAAAACCAATGATGATCATGTGACTGTGGTCGGTGCAGGAGTGACCCTTCATGAGGctctggctgctgctgagatGCTGAAGAAAG agAGAATCAACATCCGTGTGATCGACCCTTTCACCATCAAACCCCTGGACTCCAAGACCATCATTGACAACGCCAGGGCAACCAGAGGACGCATCATCACAGTGGAGGACCACTACTatgaag GTGGTCTGGGTGAGGCTGTGTGCTCGGCTGTCGTCAACGAAACCGGCTTCACCGTCCAGCGCCTGGCAGTGTCCCAGGTGCCACGCAGCGGGAAGCCCCAGGAGCTGCTCCGGATCTTTGGCATTGACCGTGACGCCATCGTTCAGGCGATCCGTAAAATGCTCAGCACCTCCGCCAACGCCAAGTGA
- the LOC128442282 gene encoding uncharacterized protein LOC128442282, protein MLRLVKQTHVLTSLTFVETSFSADDVQAFMDAALSTFEMAEDSGPEEELFGQFNSQSDRKDGETARSQGDGETTGRGIKDGVRRSLLSEPNWESELFIASLSLRVVGPFFQGIVVTLVTVAKRPDCSLASLASRYVLDHHGVGGVNVGCWLGVAQGGGQHISDHLNSCGPDLTLMEGELAATDAVTRCSREPMALLEHCGEEYRS, encoded by the exons ATGTTGCGTCTGGTTAAACAGACTCATGTGTTGACCAGTCTGACTTTTGTAGAAACATCGTTCAGTG ctGACGATGTGCAGGCCTTCATGGATGCTGCCCTCTCCACATTTGAAATGGCAGAAGATTCTGGCCCAGAAGAGGAATTATTTGGACAGTTCAACAGTCAG AGTGATCG GAAGGACGGAGAGACCGCTAGGAGTCAGGGGGATGGAGAGACCACAGGGAGAGGAATAAAGGACGGAGTGAGGAGaa GTCTACTCTCGGAGCCCAACTGGGAGTCGGAGCTCTTCATCGCCTCTCTCTCACTTCGGGTGGTTGGACCCTTTTTCCAGGGCATCGTTGTCACCTTGGTTACCGTTGCCAAGAGACCCGACTGTTCCCTGGCTAGCCTGGCATCACGTTATGTGCTGGACCATCATGGGGTGGGCGGGGTGAATGTAGGGTGTTGGTTAGGCGTcgcacaggggggggggcaacacatCAGTGACCATCTGAATAGCTGCGGCCCTGACCTGACGCTGATGGAGGGAGAGCTCGCCGCCACTGATGCAGTGACACGGTGCTCCAGGGAGCCCATGGCGCTCCTCGAGCACTGTGGGGAGGAGTACAGGAGctag